One stretch of Amycolatopsis tolypomycina DNA includes these proteins:
- a CDS encoding TetR/AcrR family transcriptional regulator, with the protein MSGATKQKLFEATLELSKSRGLVGLTVDDIAAAAGVAKGTVYYNFGSKDGLVDALLRYGVDMLAGRLRAAVSDADPLAVIEAQVDTTLEFIAQYPGFSQILVSELWRTPGQWHGTLSLLREEIISIVKEQLTRLESAGRLPAGVEIPTAAAGLFGTMLVVALDWQVFGAHRTRAEVRDAVMVLIRGLGRR; encoded by the coding sequence GTGAGCGGCGCGACGAAGCAGAAGCTCTTCGAGGCCACGTTGGAGCTCTCGAAGAGCCGGGGCCTGGTGGGCCTGACGGTCGACGACATCGCGGCCGCGGCGGGCGTCGCCAAGGGCACGGTGTACTACAACTTCGGGTCCAAGGACGGCCTGGTCGACGCGTTGCTGCGCTACGGCGTGGACATGCTGGCCGGTCGGCTGCGCGCCGCTGTTTCGGACGCGGATCCGCTGGCCGTGATCGAGGCGCAGGTCGACACGACGCTGGAGTTCATCGCGCAGTACCCGGGGTTTTCGCAGATCCTGGTGAGCGAGCTGTGGCGCACGCCGGGCCAGTGGCACGGGACGCTTTCGCTGCTGCGCGAGGAGATCATCTCGATCGTGAAGGAGCAGCTGACCCGGTTGGAGTCGGCCGGGCGGCTGCCGGCGGGCGTGGAGATCCCGACGGCGGCGGCGGGGTTGTTCGGCACGATGCTGGTGGTGGCGCTGGACTGGCAGGTGTTCGGGGCGCACCGGACCCGCGCGGAGGTGCGGGACGCGGTGATGGTGCTGATCCGCGGCCTGGGTCGTCGTTAG
- a CDS encoding helix-turn-helix transcriptional regulator, whose translation MDTEPDGSPRARLLLEVVLTELVRAEQEPLRLPEPADPRLKAVTDLLHADPACPATLAELGRRTGASERTLSRLFGSELAMSFHQWRTLLRVQRSLLELGDGTSVTDTATRLGWANPGSFIDAFTDLLGQTPGRYRANARAAG comes from the coding sequence CTGGACACCGAGCCGGACGGCAGTCCGCGCGCCCGGCTGCTGCTCGAGGTCGTTCTCACCGAGCTCGTCCGCGCCGAGCAGGAACCCCTGCGCCTCCCGGAACCGGCCGACCCGCGGCTCAAGGCCGTCACCGACCTGCTGCACGCCGATCCGGCGTGCCCGGCGACGCTGGCCGAGCTGGGCCGCCGGACCGGCGCGAGCGAGCGCACGCTCAGCCGGCTGTTCGGCAGCGAGCTGGCGATGAGCTTCCACCAGTGGCGCACGCTGCTGCGCGTTCAGCGGTCCCTGCTCGAACTCGGTGACGGCACGTCGGTGACCGACACGGCGACGCGGCTCGGCTGGGCGAACCCGGGCAGCTTCATCGACGCCTTCACCGACCTCCTCGGCCAGACCCCCGGCCGCTACCGGGCGAACGCCCGGGCCGCCGGCTAA
- a CDS encoding S1 family peptidase: MGFERERRRWRVRLHDELGRVCGAGTVLDEYHVLTSAHVVETAGGPRAALSVDFVGLAEALPGAATVVEGCWVPSDGGGHGDLALLRLERPESRVFRAPLHRMPLGEHQLVRVFGFPPGSVGRWTHARLGGPEQTGGEWVRLFRTAEAEPLGPGFGGTAVIDEATGHVVGMVVGKDTGTWMVPVETMLGHLPQLSIWTSGSPAVDASFSRPVGEAVDVSFVQRVADWFAKAEPGTVWVVDTGEAGSPVAAALRFGIVLADRERSLGVPGLPPAFGQMPPAGSVDLAVDATGRTADAVRHRIADRLTTGVAGRTLVVDAIDDSAEPDRLVGEVLAPLAGRAAELGLRLLLGFREESSPGVAAVRASTGQARPAPDDLAGRLEVLTQAVAELAEIEAYQLRVATRFTGVAMLPARAQRLKGALKQLRSAEVDGDAEWVERHIDSHEHAVAPAVEDGRRQRAVLDGLVARREELRARLAGDHELAREHGLAGDPEIEQAYIPARRLLIDGPCELTAAATAVDTYAAAVRARIEDRG, from the coding sequence ATGGGGTTCGAGCGTGAGCGACGACGCTGGCGGGTCCGGTTGCACGACGAACTCGGCCGGGTGTGCGGGGCGGGCACGGTACTGGACGAGTACCACGTGCTCACGAGCGCGCACGTCGTCGAGACCGCCGGTGGCCCGCGAGCCGCGCTGAGCGTCGACTTCGTCGGCTTGGCCGAGGCGCTGCCCGGCGCCGCGACCGTCGTCGAAGGCTGCTGGGTGCCCTCCGACGGCGGCGGGCACGGCGATCTCGCGCTGCTGCGCCTGGAACGCCCGGAGTCGCGCGTGTTCCGTGCCCCGCTGCACCGCATGCCGCTGGGCGAGCACCAGCTCGTCCGCGTGTTCGGGTTCCCGCCGGGCTCGGTCGGCCGCTGGACGCACGCCCGGCTCGGCGGCCCGGAACAGACCGGCGGCGAGTGGGTCCGCCTCTTCCGCACGGCCGAAGCCGAGCCGCTCGGCCCCGGGTTCGGCGGCACGGCGGTGATCGACGAGGCGACCGGTCACGTCGTCGGCATGGTCGTCGGCAAGGACACCGGCACCTGGATGGTGCCGGTCGAGACGATGCTCGGGCACCTGCCCCAGCTGAGCATCTGGACGTCCGGCAGCCCGGCCGTCGACGCGAGCTTCTCGCGCCCGGTCGGCGAGGCCGTCGACGTGTCGTTCGTGCAGCGCGTCGCCGACTGGTTCGCCAAGGCCGAGCCGGGCACGGTCTGGGTGGTGGACACCGGCGAGGCAGGCTCACCGGTGGCGGCTGCGTTGCGGTTCGGGATCGTGCTCGCCGACCGGGAACGTTCCCTCGGCGTCCCCGGCCTGCCGCCGGCGTTCGGCCAGATGCCCCCGGCGGGCAGCGTCGACCTGGCGGTGGACGCGACCGGCCGCACGGCGGACGCGGTCCGCCACCGCATCGCCGACCGGCTCACCACCGGTGTCGCGGGCCGCACCCTGGTCGTCGACGCGATCGACGACTCGGCGGAGCCCGACCGGCTGGTCGGCGAAGTGCTGGCGCCGCTGGCCGGCCGCGCGGCCGAGCTGGGTTTGCGTCTGCTGCTGGGCTTCCGGGAGGAATCGTCCCCGGGGGTGGCGGCGGTCCGCGCGAGCACGGGCCAGGCCCGCCCGGCCCCGGACGACCTCGCCGGGCGCCTGGAGGTCCTCACCCAGGCGGTGGCGGAGCTGGCGGAGATCGAGGCGTACCAGCTGCGCGTGGCCACGCGCTTCACGGGCGTCGCGATGTTGCCGGCCCGGGCACAGCGGCTCAAGGGAGCGCTGAAGCAGCTCCGGTCGGCCGAGGTGGACGGCGACGCGGAGTGGGTCGAGCGCCACATCGACAGCCACGAGCACGCGGTGGCCCCGGCCGTGGAGGACGGTCGCCGCCAGCGCGCAGTCCTCGACGGGTTGGTGGCCCGCCGCGAGGAGCTGAGGGCCCGGCTGGCAGGCGACCACGAGCTGGCCCGCGAGCACGGGCTGGCGGGCGACCCGGAGATCGAGCAGGCGTACATCCCGGCGAGAAGGCTGCTGATAGACGGCCCCTGCGAGCTGACGGCGGCGGCCACAGCGGTCGACACCTACGCGGCGGCGGTCCGCGCGAGGATCGAGGACCGCGGCTGA
- a CDS encoding EF-hand domain-containing protein, whose product MASDFQRRKISGVFGAMDADGDGFLTEADFGALTARWLDLRGTDAGTPAGEKLAAIMMGWWGTLDDAAGRGGKVGLDQVLEVVDVLPAMPEAVTGTAEAMFEAVDENGDGVISAAEYDRMIAAWNGVGTPSGDVFALLDSDGDGRLSREEFTRHWFEFWAGDDPAAPGSSVFGRF is encoded by the coding sequence ATGGCCAGTGACTTCCAGCGGCGCAAGATCTCCGGCGTCTTCGGCGCCATGGACGCCGACGGCGACGGGTTCCTGACGGAGGCCGACTTCGGCGCGCTCACCGCGCGGTGGCTCGACCTCCGCGGCACCGACGCGGGCACGCCGGCGGGGGAGAAGCTCGCCGCGATCATGATGGGCTGGTGGGGCACCCTCGACGACGCCGCCGGCCGCGGCGGCAAGGTCGGTCTCGACCAGGTGCTCGAGGTCGTCGACGTGCTCCCGGCGATGCCGGAGGCCGTCACCGGCACGGCGGAGGCGATGTTCGAAGCCGTCGACGAAAACGGCGACGGCGTCATCTCCGCCGCCGAGTACGACCGCATGATCGCGGCCTGGAACGGCGTCGGCACGCCGTCCGGCGACGTCTTCGCCCTCCTCGACTCCGACGGCGACGGCCGCCTGTCCCGCGAGGAGTTCACCCGGCACTGGTTCGAGTTCTGGGCAGGCGACGACCCGGCCGCACCGGGCAGCAGTGTGTTCGGCCGCTTCTGA
- the polA gene encoding DNA polymerase I, translated as MSPSEKTTVANATGTTATAERPKLLLIDGHSMAYRAFFALPAENFKTKTGQVTNAVFGFTSMLINLLRDEAPTHLAVAFDLSRKTFRSETYAEYKANRSTTPDEFRGQVDLVKDVLRVLGIPSLVKENFEADDIIATLTTQATADGFDVLICTGDRDALQLVTEHVTVLYPKRGVSEMTRFTPDAVEEKYGLTPQQYPDFAALRGDPSDNLPSIPGVGEKTAAKWIKQFGSLDDLVDRVDEVKGKVGDALRAHLSSVQLNRQLTQLIRDVELEVAPSGLELRPWDREAVHALFDELEFRVLRDRLFATLQSAEPEADEGFEVSGAALAPGALGAWLTAHAGPGEPVALSFRTVGTSVRSDLRAVAFAAADGEGAYVDVTAMDQADDAALAAWLADPKIRKTGHDLKVPLHAIRARGWAVAGLAMDTALAAYLVRPGQRTFELDDLALRYLHRELRSETDGGDGQLSLLDGGAEGLEQKEIQEELVKARAIFELAGALEKELGEIGGAKLLAELELPLLEVITELEIAGVAVDLEQLTSLEAHYLSRVTQAAEEAYAVIGKQINLGSPKQLQVVLFDELGMPKTKRTKTGYTTDAEALQGLFEKTEHPFLQHMLEHRDATKLRTTVEGLIKSVADDGRIHTTLLQTIAATGRLSSTEPNLQNIPVRTEEGRRIRDAFVVGEGYTELMTADYSQIEMRIMAHLSKDEGLIEAFNSGEDLHTFVASRAFSMPPEEITPELRYRVKAMSYGLAYGLSAYGLSQQLRISTEEAKEQMEAYFARFGGISDYLHSVVGEAAKCGYTETIFGRRRYLPDLNSDNRQRREMAERMALNAPIQGSAADIIKVAMLNVHRALVEAKLKSRILLQVHDELVLEVADGEKEQLEKLVRDGMGSAYALAVPLEVSVGYGRSWNEAAH; from the coding sequence GTGAGCCCGAGTGAGAAGACGACCGTTGCCAACGCCACAGGAACCACCGCCACCGCCGAGCGGCCGAAGCTGCTGCTGATCGACGGTCATTCCATGGCCTACCGCGCGTTCTTCGCCCTGCCCGCGGAGAACTTCAAGACGAAGACCGGCCAGGTCACGAACGCGGTCTTCGGCTTCACCTCGATGCTCATCAACCTCCTGCGCGACGAAGCGCCGACCCACCTCGCGGTGGCGTTCGACCTCTCGCGCAAGACCTTCCGCTCGGAGACGTACGCCGAGTACAAGGCCAACCGCAGCACCACGCCGGACGAGTTCCGCGGCCAGGTCGACCTGGTCAAGGACGTGCTGCGGGTGCTCGGCATCCCGTCACTGGTGAAGGAGAACTTCGAAGCCGACGACATTATCGCCACGCTCACCACGCAGGCGACGGCGGACGGCTTCGACGTCCTCATCTGTACCGGCGACCGCGACGCGCTGCAGCTGGTCACCGAGCACGTCACCGTGCTGTACCCGAAGCGCGGCGTCTCGGAGATGACCCGGTTCACCCCGGACGCCGTCGAGGAGAAGTACGGGCTCACCCCGCAGCAGTACCCGGACTTCGCCGCGCTGCGCGGCGACCCTTCGGACAACCTGCCGAGCATCCCGGGCGTCGGCGAGAAGACCGCGGCCAAGTGGATCAAGCAGTTCGGCTCGCTCGACGACCTCGTCGACCGCGTCGACGAGGTCAAGGGCAAGGTCGGGGACGCGCTGCGGGCGCACCTGTCCTCGGTGCAGCTCAACCGGCAGCTCACCCAGCTGATCCGCGACGTCGAGCTGGAGGTCGCGCCGTCCGGGCTCGAGCTGCGCCCGTGGGACCGCGAAGCGGTGCACGCGCTGTTCGACGAGCTCGAGTTCCGCGTCCTGCGCGACAGGCTGTTCGCGACGCTGCAGAGCGCCGAGCCGGAGGCCGACGAAGGCTTCGAGGTCTCCGGGGCCGCGCTGGCACCCGGCGCGCTGGGCGCGTGGCTGACCGCGCACGCGGGCCCGGGCGAGCCGGTGGCCCTGTCCTTCCGCACCGTGGGCACCTCGGTCCGGTCCGACCTGCGCGCGGTCGCCTTCGCGGCGGCCGACGGCGAAGGCGCGTACGTCGACGTCACGGCGATGGACCAGGCCGACGACGCCGCGCTCGCCGCGTGGCTCGCCGACCCGAAGATCCGCAAGACCGGCCACGACCTCAAGGTTCCGCTGCACGCGATCCGCGCCCGCGGCTGGGCCGTCGCCGGGCTCGCCATGGACACCGCGCTCGCCGCGTACCTGGTCCGCCCCGGGCAGCGCACGTTCGAGCTCGACGACCTCGCCCTGCGCTACCTGCACCGCGAGCTGCGCTCGGAAACCGACGGCGGCGACGGGCAGCTGTCCCTGCTCGACGGCGGCGCGGAAGGCCTGGAACAGAAAGAGATCCAGGAGGAGCTGGTAAAAGCCCGCGCGATCTTCGAGCTGGCCGGCGCGCTCGAGAAGGAACTCGGGGAGATCGGCGGCGCGAAGCTGCTCGCCGAACTCGAGCTGCCGCTGCTGGAGGTCATCACCGAGCTGGAGATCGCCGGCGTCGCCGTCGACCTCGAACAGCTCACCTCGCTGGAGGCGCATTACCTTTCGCGCGTCACGCAGGCCGCCGAAGAGGCGTACGCGGTGATCGGCAAGCAGATCAACCTCGGCTCCCCGAAGCAGCTTCAGGTCGTGCTGTTCGACGAGCTCGGCATGCCGAAGACCAAGCGCACCAAGACCGGCTACACCACCGACGCCGAGGCGCTGCAGGGCCTGTTCGAGAAGACCGAGCACCCGTTCCTGCAGCACATGCTGGAGCACCGGGACGCGACGAAGCTCCGCACCACGGTCGAGGGCCTGATCAAGTCCGTCGCCGACGACGGCCGCATCCACACCACGCTGCTGCAGACGATCGCCGCCACCGGCCGGCTGTCCTCGACCGAGCCGAACCTGCAGAACATCCCGGTCCGCACCGAAGAGGGCCGCCGCATCCGCGACGCCTTCGTCGTCGGCGAGGGCTACACCGAGCTGATGACCGCGGACTACAGCCAGATCGAAATGCGGATCATGGCGCACCTCTCGAAGGACGAGGGGCTCATCGAGGCGTTCAACAGCGGCGAGGACCTGCACACGTTCGTCGCGTCGCGGGCGTTCTCGATGCCGCCGGAGGAGATCACGCCCGAACTGCGCTACCGCGTCAAGGCGATGTCGTACGGCCTGGCGTACGGGCTGTCGGCGTACGGGCTCTCCCAGCAGCTCCGGATTTCCACCGAGGAAGCCAAGGAGCAGATGGAGGCGTACTTCGCCCGCTTCGGCGGCATCAGCGACTACCTCCACTCGGTGGTCGGCGAAGCGGCGAAGTGCGGGTACACGGAGACGATCTTCGGCCGCCGCCGCTACCTGCCCGACCTCAACAGCGACAACCGCCAGCGTCGCGAGATGGCCGAGCGGATGGCGCTCAACGCCCCGATCCAGGGCAGCGCGGCCGACATCATCAAGGTCGCGATGCTCAACGTCCACCGCGCGCTGGTCGAGGCGAAGCTGAAGAGCCGGATCCTGCTGCAGGTCCACGACGAACTGGTGCTCGAAGTCGCGGACGGGGAGAAGGAACAGCTGGAGAAGCTGGTGCGCGACGGCATGGGCTCGGCGTACGCCCTGGCCGTGCCGCTCGAGGTGTCGGTCGGCTACGGCCGGTCGTGGAACGAAGCCGCGCACTAG
- a CDS encoding PaaI family thioesterase encodes MTDGAVPIDVDRLAGIDPAAADQQLNDKIGMQLIEATPERVIGTMPVEGNLQPYGLLHGGANAVLAEALGSTVAALNAGPGRAAMGLELSCTHHRAVRSGKVTGVATPLHIGRGTITAEIVLTDDEGRRTCTARLTCVVRDRPPGA; translated from the coding sequence GTGACCGACGGTGCCGTCCCCATCGACGTGGACCGGTTGGCCGGCATCGACCCGGCGGCGGCCGACCAGCAACTGAACGACAAGATCGGCATGCAGCTGATCGAAGCGACCCCCGAGCGCGTGATCGGCACGATGCCGGTCGAGGGCAACCTCCAGCCGTACGGCCTGCTGCACGGCGGCGCGAACGCCGTGCTCGCCGAAGCGCTGGGCTCGACGGTCGCGGCGCTCAACGCCGGCCCCGGCCGGGCGGCGATGGGCCTGGAGCTGTCCTGCACGCACCACCGGGCCGTGCGCTCGGGCAAGGTGACCGGGGTGGCGACGCCGCTGCACATCGGCCGCGGCACGATCACCGCGGAGATCGTGCTGACCGACGACGAGGGCCGCCGCACCTGCACCGCGCGGCTCACCTGCGTCGTCCGGGACCGGCCGCCGGGCGCCTGA